In Acidaminococcus fermentans DSM 20731, one genomic interval encodes:
- the rplQ gene encoding 50S ribosomal protein L17, giving the protein MSYRKFNRNTSNRKAMFRSVLTAFFKNERIETTETKAKEISGLADKMITLAKKGDLSARRQVLAFLVDEDATKKLFDVIAPKYADRNGGYTRIYKTAPRRGDAAEMAILELI; this is encoded by the coding sequence ATGTCCTACAGAAAATTCAACCGGAACACCAGCAACCGGAAAGCTATGTTCCGCAGCGTCTTGACCGCCTTCTTCAAAAACGAGAGAATTGAAACCACCGAAACGAAGGCCAAAGAAATCAGCGGTCTGGCTGATAAGATGATCACCCTGGCCAAAAAAGGTGATCTGAGCGCCCGTCGTCAGGTTCTGGCATTCCTCGTGGATGAAGATGCCACCAAGAAGCTGTTTGATGTAATCGCCCCCAAATACGCTGACCGCAACGGCGGTTATACCCGTATTTACAAAACGGCTCCCCGCCGCGGCGATGCAGCTGAAATGGCTATCCTGGAACTGATCTGA
- the yfcE gene encoding phosphodiesterase gives MKWLIASDIHGSALFTRQLLERFRAEGADRLLLLGDLLYHGPRNDLPEGYAPKEVIRLLNSVKDRIFCVRGNCEAEVDQMVLQFPVLADYALLEWNHHLIFVTHGHLYNTQNPPPLQPGDILLHGHTHIPADEPWGRDNRYWNPGSVSLPKAGSAHGYMVLEKDRPLWKALE, from the coding sequence ATGAAATGGCTCATTGCTTCTGATATCCATGGGTCCGCCTTGTTCACCCGGCAGCTGCTGGAACGGTTCCGTGCCGAAGGGGCCGACCGACTGCTTCTTTTGGGCGACCTGCTGTACCACGGGCCCCGGAACGACCTGCCCGAAGGCTATGCCCCCAAAGAGGTCATCCGGCTGCTGAACAGCGTCAAGGACCGGATTTTCTGCGTCCGGGGAAACTGTGAAGCGGAAGTGGACCAGATGGTGCTCCAGTTTCCGGTGCTGGCAGATTATGCCCTGCTGGAATGGAACCATCACCTGATTTTTGTGACCCACGGCCACCTCTACAACACCCAGAACCCGCCGCCCCTCCAGCCCGGAGACATCCTGCTCCACGGCCATACCCACATCCCCGCTGACGAACCCTGGGGCCGGGACAACCGGTACTGGAACCCGGGCTCCGTATCCCTGCCCAAAGCCGGCAGCGCCCACGGATATATGGTGCTGGAAAAGGACCGGCCCCTCTGGAAAGCACTGGAATAG
- a CDS encoding adenylate kinase, with translation MHILLMGPPGAGKGTQAEKLVADFPIPHISTGDMFRAAVKNGTELGKEAKKYMDAGGLVPDSVTIGIVRERLSQPDCAKGFILDGFPRTKEQAEALDEILKNLGITLTAAVNISVPDEDLVARVTGRRICKNCGATYHVVYNPPKQENVCDKCGGELYQRDDDKETTVKKRLEAYHSQTAPLIAYYKAEGVYREIDGTQPIDKVYADVVAAVKG, from the coding sequence ATGCATATTCTTTTAATGGGACCTCCTGGCGCAGGCAAGGGGACCCAAGCGGAAAAATTAGTTGCCGATTTCCCCATTCCCCATATTTCCACGGGAGATATGTTCCGTGCGGCTGTGAAAAATGGGACGGAACTGGGGAAAGAAGCCAAGAAATATATGGACGCCGGCGGTTTGGTTCCTGACAGTGTCACGATCGGCATTGTGAGAGAACGGCTGAGCCAGCCGGATTGTGCCAAAGGATTCATCCTGGACGGTTTTCCCCGTACCAAAGAACAGGCAGAAGCTCTGGACGAAATCCTGAAGAATCTCGGGATCACCCTGACCGCTGCCGTCAACATCAGCGTGCCTGATGAAGACCTGGTGGCCCGGGTCACCGGCCGGCGGATCTGCAAGAACTGCGGTGCGACCTATCATGTGGTATACAATCCTCCCAAACAGGAAAATGTATGCGACAAATGCGGTGGGGAACTTTACCAGCGGGATGATGACAAAGAAACCACTGTAAAAAAACGTTTGGAAGCGTACCATAGCCAAACTGCTCCTCTCATTGCGTATTACAAGGCGGAAGGCGTGTACAGGGAAATTGACGGCACTCAGCCCATCGACAAGGTGTATGCTGATGTGGTCGCTGCGGTAAAAGGGTAA
- the rpmJ gene encoding 50S ribosomal protein L36: MKVRPSVKRICEKCKIIKRKGRVMVICENPKHKQRQG, translated from the coding sequence ATGAAAGTAAGACCGTCTGTAAAACGCATTTGCGAAAAATGCAAGATTATCAAACGCAAAGGCCGCGTTATGGTCATTTGCGAAAACCCGAAACATAAACAGAGACAAGGATAA
- the asrB gene encoding anaerobic sulfite reductase subunit AsrB encodes MKNNTYLPFRSEILEVIKHADLEYTFRMAYDRGAEHPVKPGQFFEISIPKYGEAPISVSGITDHSLDFTIRKVGSLTNEIFENYVGSHFFLRGPYGNGFDVDMFKGKEIILVAGGSGLSPIHGVIDYFADHMDECERLTVIVGFKSPHDILFRDDLKRWKASGMNLIYTVDKADDDPDYDGHVGLVTQYIPEMNLQDPDNAIAVVVGPPMMIKFSIKTLLGLGFDEEKVWVSESRKMCCGVGKCGHCRIGEIYVCQDGPVFKYTQVRSFID; translated from the coding sequence ATGAAAAATAACACCTATCTGCCTTTCCGGTCCGAGATCCTGGAAGTGATCAAACATGCGGACCTGGAATATACCTTCCGGATGGCCTATGACCGGGGTGCGGAACATCCGGTGAAGCCGGGCCAGTTCTTCGAGATTTCCATCCCCAAATACGGGGAGGCCCCCATTTCCGTCAGCGGCATCACCGACCATTCCCTGGATTTCACCATCCGGAAAGTGGGCAGCCTGACCAACGAAATCTTTGAAAACTACGTGGGCAGCCATTTCTTTCTCCGTGGACCCTACGGCAACGGGTTCGATGTGGACATGTTCAAGGGAAAGGAAATCATCCTGGTGGCCGGGGGCTCCGGCCTGTCCCCCATCCACGGGGTCATCGACTACTTTGCGGACCATATGGATGAATGTGAACGGCTGACGGTAATCGTGGGCTTCAAGTCCCCCCATGACATCCTGTTCCGGGATGACCTGAAACGGTGGAAAGCAAGCGGCATGAACCTGATCTACACCGTGGACAAGGCCGATGACGACCCGGACTATGACGGCCATGTGGGCCTGGTGACCCAGTACATCCCGGAAATGAACCTCCAGGATCCGGACAACGCCATCGCCGTGGTGGTGGGCCCGCCCATGATGATCAAATTCTCCATCAAGACCCTGCTGGGCCTGGGCTTCGACGAAGAAAAAGTCTGGGTCTCCGAATCCCGGAAGATGTGCTGCGGCGTAGGCAAATGCGGCCACTGCCGGATTGGGGAAATCTACGTGTGCCAGGATGGACCGGTGTTCAAATACACCCAGGTCCGTTCCTTCATTGACTAG
- the rpsD gene encoding 30S ribosomal protein S4, with amino-acid sequence MAIDKTPVLKRCRSLGMSPAFVGVMKESNRQPKRQFKKKSEYGMQLAEKQKAKFIYGVLEKQFRGYYEKAKKMEGIAGANLLILLERRLDNVVYRMGLAHTRRQARQLVTHGHIAVNGKRLDIPSALVKAGDVVSVMENSRSSAYFKGMAEVLGKTSVPAWISVDAQNLCGKVDRLPVREDIDVPVEEQMIVELYSK; translated from the coding sequence ATGGCTATTGATAAGACTCCTGTTCTGAAAAGATGCAGATCTCTGGGCATGTCTCCGGCATTCGTTGGGGTTATGAAAGAATCCAACCGTCAGCCGAAACGCCAGTTCAAAAAGAAGAGCGAATATGGTATGCAGCTGGCTGAAAAACAGAAAGCCAAGTTCATCTATGGCGTTCTGGAAAAACAGTTCCGCGGCTACTACGAAAAAGCCAAGAAAATGGAAGGCATCGCTGGTGCCAACCTGCTGATCCTGCTGGAACGCAGACTGGACAACGTGGTGTATCGCATGGGCCTGGCCCACACCCGCCGTCAGGCTCGCCAGCTGGTGACCCACGGCCACATTGCCGTCAACGGCAAGCGCCTGGACATCCCCTCTGCTCTGGTAAAAGCCGGGGATGTAGTCTCCGTAATGGAAAACAGCCGCAGCTCTGCCTACTTCAAGGGCATGGCTGAAGTCCTGGGCAAGACCTCCGTTCCTGCCTGGATCTCTGTGGACGCTCAGAACCTCTGCGGAAAGGTTGACCGTCTGCCGGTTCGGGAAGACATCGACGTTCCTGTTGAAGAACAGATGATCGTCGAATTGTACTCCAAGTAA
- the asrA gene encoding anaerobic sulfite reductase subunit AsrA has translation MGYQLTKEGLRQVFAAWSREYDIYAPKRFEGTGRFSETDVIRYGTVSDPEEVIWDQRSDYSWKEALLPVCQTLLYFTEDTVTEAQDPDRGKIVLLRSCDLAAVERFDYIFLQNGPEDSYYKARRDKIKFVLMGCAESFEGCFCCSMGTNHADGWDGALNRRPEGYLAEARDGFLADALAKAGTSCGEVAPDAVETNDFTVTVPDNLTEAVAKSTIWDEYDKRCIKCGRCTLVCPTCTCWSMQDLYYTENGQAGERRRVQASCMIDGYTDVAGGLKFRQKGGERMRFKVLHKVLDFKKRAGYQMCVGCGRCDAICPEYISFVRCIEKLADGMTEVTKDEK, from the coding sequence ATGGGTTATCAACTGACAAAGGAAGGGCTCCGGCAGGTCTTTGCCGCCTGGAGCCGGGAGTACGACATCTACGCTCCCAAACGGTTCGAAGGCACTGGCCGGTTCTCGGAAACCGACGTGATCCGCTATGGCACGGTTTCCGATCCGGAAGAAGTGATCTGGGACCAGCGGTCCGACTATTCCTGGAAGGAAGCGCTGCTGCCGGTGTGCCAGACCCTGCTGTACTTTACGGAAGACACGGTCACCGAAGCCCAGGACCCGGACCGGGGCAAGATTGTCCTGCTCCGGAGCTGCGACCTGGCGGCAGTGGAACGGTTCGACTACATCTTCCTCCAGAACGGGCCGGAGGATTCCTACTACAAAGCCCGCCGGGACAAGATCAAATTCGTCCTCATGGGCTGTGCGGAGTCCTTTGAGGGCTGTTTCTGCTGCTCCATGGGCACCAACCATGCCGATGGCTGGGACGGGGCCCTGAACCGGCGCCCTGAAGGATACCTGGCAGAAGCCCGGGACGGCTTCCTGGCGGACGCTCTGGCAAAAGCCGGCACCTCCTGTGGGGAGGTGGCCCCGGATGCGGTGGAAACCAACGATTTCACCGTCACCGTACCGGACAACCTGACGGAAGCGGTGGCCAAAAGCACCATCTGGGACGAATACGACAAACGGTGCATCAAATGCGGCCGGTGCACCCTGGTGTGCCCCACCTGCACCTGCTGGTCCATGCAGGATCTCTACTACACGGAAAACGGCCAGGCCGGGGAACGGCGCCGGGTCCAGGCTTCCTGCATGATCGACGGCTACACCGACGTGGCCGGGGGCCTGAAGTTCCGCCAGAAGGGCGGGGAACGGATGCGCTTCAAGGTGCTCCACAAGGTCCTGGACTTCAAGAAACGGGCCGGCTACCAGATGTGCGTGGGCTGCGGCCGCTGTGACGCCATCTGTCCGGAATACATTTCCTTTGTCCGCTGCATCGAAAAACTGGCGGACGGCATGACGGAGGTTACGAAAGATGAAAAATAA
- the infA gene encoding translation initiation factor IF-1, translating into MSKQDAIEVEGTVLESLPNAMFRVKLENDHEILAHISGKIRMNFIKILPGDKVTVELTPYDLNRGRITYRFK; encoded by the coding sequence GTGTCAAAACAAGATGCGATCGAAGTAGAAGGTACTGTCTTGGAATCTTTACCCAATGCGATGTTCCGGGTAAAACTGGAAAACGATCATGAAATCCTGGCACATATTTCCGGAAAAATACGTATGAACTTTATTAAGATCCTCCCAGGGGACAAGGTTACCGTAGAGCTGACGCCCTATGACCTGAACCGGGGCCGGATTACTTATCGGTTCAAATAA
- the secY gene encoding preprotein translocase subunit SecY translates to MASALDNLLKATELRKKVFFTLAMFIVFRAGTQIPVPGVNAAMIERLFTSGNLFGLLDLFSGGALSKFSIFAMSITPYINASIITQLLTVVIPTLEEWSKEGAEGAKKINKINRYAAVGLGAIQAIGMAYGLRAAVNNPDFFSFAMIVITLTAGSLLLMWIGEQITAKGIGNGISLIIFAGIISRLPNGLAVIGRYLQAGTINVFNVLIFAVLAVLMVMFVVAITVAYRKVPVQYAKRIVGRKMYGGHTTYIPLKVNQAGVMPIIFASSVLMFPVTIAQFIKIPWIQKVAGYLAWGTPLQTSLYILLILFFTYFYTAVSLNIPDMSDNIKKYGGFIPGLRPGKPTTDYLDKVMNRITLAGAVFLAFIAIMPNMIVWLTGISGVYFGGTALLIVVGVALDTMKQVESMTLMRHYQGFMK, encoded by the coding sequence TTGGCATCAGCCCTTGATAACCTGTTAAAGGCTACGGAACTCCGAAAGAAAGTATTCTTTACCCTTGCGATGTTCATAGTATTCAGGGCTGGTACGCAAATTCCCGTTCCGGGGGTTAACGCAGCCATGATCGAACGGCTTTTCACCAGTGGGAATCTGTTCGGTCTTCTGGATCTGTTCTCCGGCGGTGCTCTCAGCAAATTCTCCATATTTGCCATGAGCATTACTCCTTACATCAATGCGTCAATCATTACGCAGCTGCTGACAGTGGTGATCCCGACTTTGGAAGAATGGTCCAAAGAGGGAGCGGAAGGAGCAAAAAAAATCAATAAAATCAACCGCTACGCAGCGGTGGGCCTGGGCGCCATTCAGGCAATCGGGATGGCATATGGCTTGCGGGCAGCAGTCAACAATCCTGACTTCTTCTCCTTTGCCATGATTGTCATCACCCTTACCGCAGGCTCTCTGCTGCTGATGTGGATTGGGGAACAGATTACGGCCAAAGGGATCGGGAACGGGATTTCTCTGATCATCTTTGCTGGGATTATTTCCCGACTGCCCAACGGGCTGGCTGTGATCGGCCGGTACCTGCAGGCAGGAACTATCAACGTCTTCAACGTATTGATCTTCGCTGTGCTGGCTGTACTGATGGTGATGTTCGTGGTGGCCATTACGGTGGCCTACCGGAAAGTCCCCGTCCAGTACGCAAAGCGGATCGTAGGTCGGAAGATGTACGGCGGGCACACCACCTATATTCCCTTAAAGGTGAATCAGGCTGGTGTGATGCCCATCATCTTCGCTTCTTCCGTATTGATGTTTCCTGTGACCATTGCGCAGTTCATCAAGATCCCCTGGATCCAGAAAGTGGCCGGCTATTTAGCATGGGGCACACCGTTGCAGACCTCGCTGTACATCCTGCTCATCCTGTTCTTCACTTACTTCTATACGGCAGTAAGCCTGAACATTCCGGATATGTCCGACAACATCAAGAAATATGGGGGCTTCATCCCCGGGCTGCGGCCTGGCAAACCCACCACGGACTATCTGGACAAGGTGATGAACCGGATCACCCTGGCGGGTGCTGTTTTTCTGGCGTTCATTGCTATTATGCCCAACATGATCGTCTGGCTCACAGGAATTTCCGGAGTATACTTCGGCGGAACGGCTTTGTTGATCGTGGTTGGCGTAGCGCTTGACACGATGAAACAGGTAGAGTCCATGACCCTCATGCGGCACTACCAGGGTTTCATGAAATAA
- the rpsM gene encoding 30S ribosomal protein S13 — translation MARIAGVDLPRDKRIEYALPYIYGIGLTLSREILAKTGINPDTRVRDLTEAEIAKLREILDHEYKVEGDLRREESLNIKRLVEIGCYRGRRHRAGLPVRGQNTKNNARTRKGPKKVAGAKK, via the coding sequence ATGGCTCGTATCGCCGGTGTAGATTTGCCTAGAGATAAACGTATCGAATATGCCCTGCCGTACATTTACGGGATTGGTCTGACCCTGTCCCGGGAAATCCTGGCCAAGACCGGGATCAATCCGGACACCCGTGTCCGGGATCTGACGGAAGCGGAAATTGCCAAGCTGCGTGAAATCCTGGATCATGAATATAAAGTGGAAGGGGACCTTCGCCGTGAAGAATCCCTGAACATCAAACGCCTGGTGGAAATCGGCTGCTACCGCGGCCGCAGACATCGTGCAGGCCTGCCTGTGCGCGGTCAGAACACCAAAAACAATGCTCGTACCCGTAAAGGCCCGAAAAAAGTGGCCGGTGCTAAGAAGTAA
- a CDS encoding TonB-dependent receptor plug domain-containing protein, which yields MLLSRKVSLSLFLAILALAPLGFRPLPALAAEAGPSHAQKAAPHPQKAPALLGRPHGKISPVIDAHSAVANTDLMPVAAGVTVITRQEIAANHYDSVAEALTYAPGITVTGGVVNTSQRIVRIDGDERVAVFIDGHRRNLESGLTNGRSTYDLDMAVPPSAIERIEVIRGMADGGYLNYDTPGGAINIVTRKGRDHQVRLEGARGPYDGWRWSAHLEGSVEGWSWLATGGRSNLDALHYRDASGSRHTMPDSARNRREMFYRFDRQFTDSTSLTLSYAHFSNSRGLWLGRSYWDSHREDYEAEKLANNVNLTYNYKEDAPVPAWISFSHNYNQADSYYPAGTEEQDRLPSYSRWKARTNSLDWRDGWKVGRNLTVSAGASWQHTSLDTEQNLLDAHNFAKDYNKGISNLSAFVTTKTRYGKLSLQSTSLFNHNTRFDNEYVYGNSLEYHPDDRLTLYGSLQRIYSVPTLDELYYNNANRDSNGAWKIRGNEHLQPETGLKWNGGIRYRLNDHSTLDANAFVSHINNPIVWYKEAGAWTPKNLESQNKSGLQLTWEDRFSPRYGLTASYAWTRTDTTCGGGIDPRYTDEVAPHAFKTALTYQDSRWTNSLLFQAAWGRDKGWYTGNAYTLDANFNYRFNSRWSAWLKLRNLLDESYEDVGSRALGDCPAYGRTALMGVTYTL from the coding sequence ATGCTTCTTTCCCGAAAAGTTTCTCTTTCCCTTTTCCTGGCCATCCTGGCCCTGGCTCCCCTGGGTTTCCGGCCCCTTCCTGCCCTGGCGGCGGAGGCCGGTCCCTCCCATGCCCAAAAGGCCGCGCCCCATCCCCAAAAAGCCCCGGCGCTCCTGGGCCGCCCCCACGGCAAAATCTCCCCGGTCATCGACGCCCACAGCGCCGTGGCCAACACGGATCTGATGCCGGTGGCGGCCGGCGTCACGGTGATCACCCGGCAGGAAATCGCCGCCAACCACTATGACAGCGTGGCCGAAGCCCTGACCTATGCACCGGGAATCACCGTCACCGGCGGGGTGGTGAACACCTCCCAGCGGATCGTCCGGATCGACGGGGACGAGCGGGTGGCGGTATTCATCGACGGCCACCGGAGGAACCTGGAAAGCGGCCTGACCAACGGCCGCAGCACCTACGACCTGGACATGGCCGTGCCCCCTTCCGCCATTGAACGGATCGAAGTGATCCGCGGGATGGCGGACGGCGGCTATCTGAACTATGATACCCCCGGCGGGGCCATCAACATCGTCACCCGGAAGGGCCGGGACCATCAGGTCCGGCTGGAAGGAGCCCGGGGTCCCTATGACGGCTGGCGCTGGAGCGCCCATCTGGAAGGCAGCGTCGAAGGCTGGAGCTGGCTGGCCACCGGAGGCCGTTCCAACCTGGATGCCCTCCACTACCGGGACGCTTCCGGCAGCCGGCACACCATGCCCGATTCCGCCCGGAACCGGCGGGAAATGTTCTACCGATTCGACCGGCAGTTCACCGATTCCACCTCCCTGACCCTCTCCTACGCCCATTTCAGCAACAGCCGGGGGCTCTGGCTGGGCCGTTCCTACTGGGACAGCCACCGGGAGGACTATGAGGCGGAAAAGCTGGCCAACAACGTGAACCTGACCTACAACTACAAGGAAGACGCTCCGGTGCCGGCCTGGATTTCCTTCTCCCACAACTACAACCAGGCGGATTCCTACTATCCTGCCGGGACGGAGGAACAGGACCGGCTCCCCAGCTACAGCCGGTGGAAAGCCCGGACCAACAGTCTGGACTGGCGGGACGGGTGGAAAGTGGGCCGGAATCTGACGGTTTCCGCTGGGGCCTCCTGGCAGCACACCTCCCTGGATACGGAGCAGAACCTGCTGGATGCACACAACTTTGCCAAGGACTACAACAAGGGCATCAGCAACCTGTCCGCCTTTGTGACCACCAAGACCCGGTACGGCAAACTGTCCCTCCAGAGCACCTCCCTGTTCAACCACAACACCCGGTTCGACAATGAATACGTATATGGGAATTCCCTGGAATACCATCCCGATGACCGGCTGACCCTCTACGGATCCCTCCAGCGGATCTATTCCGTCCCCACCCTGGATGAGCTGTATTACAACAATGCCAACCGGGATTCCAACGGTGCCTGGAAGATTCGGGGCAATGAGCATCTCCAGCCGGAAACGGGCCTCAAATGGAACGGGGGCATCCGATACCGGCTCAATGATCACAGCACCCTGGACGCCAATGCCTTTGTGTCCCACATCAACAATCCCATTGTCTGGTACAAGGAGGCCGGAGCCTGGACTCCGAAGAATCTGGAAAGCCAGAACAAATCGGGGCTCCAGCTCACCTGGGAAGACCGGTTCAGTCCCCGGTACGGGCTCACTGCTTCCTATGCCTGGACCCGGACGGACACCACCTGCGGCGGGGGCATCGATCCCCGGTACACCGATGAGGTGGCTCCCCATGCCTTCAAGACGGCCCTGACCTACCAGGACAGCCGCTGGACCAACAGCCTGCTGTTCCAGGCCGCCTGGGGCCGGGACAAGGGATGGTACACCGGCAATGCCTATACCCTGGACGCCAATTTCAACTACCGGTTCAACAGCCGCTGGAGCGCCTGGCTGAAGCTCCGGAACCTGCTGGACGAAAGTTACGAAGACGTGGGCTCCCGGGCCCTGGGAGACTGTCCCGCCTACGGCCGCACGGCCCTGATGGGAGTGACGTATACGTTGTAA
- the asrC gene encoding sulfite reductase subunit C gives MLDMDCGKLKKNAYRVTKHRGVTSSRVRVPGGHLTADVLGKIQEIAETYGNGQVHLTIRQGFEILGIPFEKVPEVNKALQPIIEELDINQEAPGTGYPASGTRNIMACVGNRVCPFGNYDTTALAKRIEKAIFPNDLHVKVALTGCPNDCCKVRMHDFGIIGMTEPQFDPSRCISCGACVKKCKQLSVEALHMDKFRPVRNVEKCIGCGVCAHACPNRAWTRSRTQYFRITLLGRSGKKNPRMGVDFIKWADADSVVKIVSNVYDYARKYIDPEAPGGKEHIGYMVDRTGPEEFLRYILRDVHLPEKAEVYKPLYWNGIRYWGLK, from the coding sequence ATGCTGGATATGGATTGTGGAAAACTGAAAAAGAACGCCTACCGGGTCACCAAGCACCGGGGCGTCACCTCTTCCCGGGTACGGGTGCCCGGAGGGCATCTCACCGCCGATGTGCTGGGAAAGATCCAGGAAATCGCCGAAACCTACGGCAACGGCCAGGTCCATCTGACCATCCGCCAGGGCTTCGAGATCCTGGGCATCCCCTTTGAAAAAGTTCCGGAAGTGAACAAGGCTCTCCAGCCCATCATCGAGGAACTGGACATCAACCAGGAAGCCCCCGGCACCGGCTACCCGGCTTCCGGTACCCGGAACATCATGGCCTGCGTGGGGAACCGGGTGTGCCCCTTCGGGAACTATGACACCACTGCCCTGGCCAAACGGATCGAAAAGGCCATCTTCCCCAACGACCTCCATGTGAAGGTGGCCCTTACCGGTTGTCCCAACGACTGCTGCAAGGTGCGGATGCACGATTTCGGGATCATCGGCATGACCGAGCCCCAGTTCGACCCGTCCCGGTGCATCAGCTGTGGGGCCTGCGTGAAGAAATGCAAACAGCTTTCCGTGGAAGCCCTGCATATGGACAAATTCCGGCCGGTTCGGAACGTGGAAAAATGCATCGGCTGCGGGGTCTGCGCCCATGCCTGTCCCAACCGGGCCTGGACCCGGAGCAGGACCCAGTACTTCCGGATCACCCTCCTGGGCCGCAGCGGCAAGAAGAATCCCCGGATGGGCGTGGACTTCATCAAATGGGCGGATGCGGACAGCGTGGTAAAGATCGTCAGCAATGTGTATGATTACGCCCGGAAGTACATCGACCCGGAAGCCCCTGGCGGCAAGGAACACATCGGGTACATGGTGGACCGGACCGGTCCGGAAGAATTCCTCCGGTACATCCTCCGGGACGTGCACCTGCCGGAAAAGGCGGAAGTGTACAAGCCTCTCTACTGGAACGGGATCCGGTATTGGGGGTTGAAGTAA
- the rpsK gene encoding 30S ribosomal protein S11 codes for MAGKKVVRNKRKVSKNIEAGVAHIRSTFNNTIVTISDLNGAVLSWASAGGQGFRGSRKSTPFAAQMAAETAAKAAMEHGLKRIEVFVKGPGAGREAAIRALQAAGLEVESIKDVTPIPHNGCRPPKRRRV; via the coding sequence GTGGCTGGTAAAAAAGTTGTCCGTAACAAACGGAAAGTAAGCAAGAACATTGAAGCTGGTGTAGCACATATCCGCTCCACCTTTAATAACACGATCGTAACGATTTCCGACCTGAACGGGGCTGTCCTGAGCTGGGCTTCTGCCGGCGGTCAGGGCTTCCGCGGTTCCCGGAAAAGCACTCCTTTCGCAGCTCAGATGGCTGCTGAAACCGCTGCCAAAGCCGCTATGGAACATGGCCTGAAACGGATCGAAGTATTCGTAAAGGGACCCGGCGCTGGCCGTGAAGCTGCCATCCGCGCTCTGCAGGCTGCAGGCCTGGAAGTGGAATCCATCAAAGATGTGACTCCGATTCCTCACAATGGCTGCCGTCCGCCGAAACGCAGAAGAGTATAA
- a CDS encoding DNA-directed RNA polymerase subunit alpha — translation MKEIEKPSLVVDEISPDGRYGKFVWEPLERGYGITLGNSLRRVLLSSLSGMAVTGIKIDGVLHEFSTIEGVREDVADIVLNIKALCFKVGLDDQASFEPKTFYIKKAGEGEVTGADVITDQDTEVLNPELHIATLDKNGALNMEIYVDVGRGYVQAEKNKSKDQPIGFIPVDSIYSPITRVKFGVTDTRVGNVTNYDRLTLEVWTDGSLGPDEAVTSAAEILIKYLALFKTTNVPRIQGDEDGTKTSDEGSKSSVLQMSIDDLDLTVRSNNCLRRAGINTVEDIINKTEDELICVRNLGSKSLEEVKNKIEELGLHLRNADEE, via the coding sequence ATGAAGGAAATCGAAAAACCTAGCCTGGTTGTCGACGAAATTTCTCCTGACGGACGTTATGGCAAGTTCGTCTGGGAACCTTTGGAACGTGGATACGGTATTACTTTAGGTAACAGTCTGCGTCGTGTACTGCTTTCTTCCTTGTCCGGCATGGCTGTGACGGGCATCAAAATCGATGGAGTTCTCCATGAGTTCTCTACCATTGAGGGAGTCAGAGAAGACGTTGCGGATATCGTATTAAACATTAAAGCCCTGTGCTTCAAAGTGGGTCTGGATGACCAGGCCTCCTTTGAGCCCAAGACGTTCTACATCAAGAAGGCCGGCGAAGGCGAAGTGACCGGCGCTGACGTGATCACCGATCAGGATACGGAAGTTCTGAACCCTGAGCTGCACATTGCAACCCTGGACAAGAACGGCGCCCTGAACATGGAAATCTACGTTGACGTGGGCCGCGGCTACGTGCAGGCGGAGAAGAACAAATCCAAGGATCAGCCCATCGGCTTCATCCCTGTGGATTCCATCTATTCTCCCATTACCCGTGTGAAATTCGGTGTTACCGATACCCGGGTGGGCAACGTGACCAACTATGACCGGCTGACCCTTGAAGTGTGGACCGACGGGAGCCTGGGGCCGGATGAAGCTGTGACTTCTGCAGCCGAAATCCTGATCAAGTATCTGGCTCTGTTCAAGACCACCAACGTGCCCCGCATCCAGGGGGACGAAGATGGTACCAAGACCAGCGACGAAGGCAGCAAGTCTTCTGTGCTGCAGATGTCCATCGATGATCTGGATCTGACTGTCCGTTCCAACAACTGCTTGAGACGGGCCGGCATCAACACGGTAGAAGATATCATCAACAAGACGGAAGACGAGCTGATTTGCGTCCGGAACCTGGGCAGCAAATCCTTGGAAGAAGTCAAGAACAAAATCGAGGAGTTGGGATTGCACCTGCGCAATGCTGACGAAGAATAG